In Xenorhabdus nematophila ATCC 19061, one DNA window encodes the following:
- a CDS encoding LysR family transcriptional regulator: protein MDRVTAAQVFVTIVEQGSLIAAAERLDMSRAMVSRYLAEMEQWAGIRLLHRTTRKISLTSAGESAYQRSLKLMELAEEIPVQQFSEAQTLRGLLRVSCSQSLGISALSAAIPEFTRIYPQIAVNLQINNKAINLIEERIDLAIRITNNLEPNLIARPLSTCYSVVCAAPSYLAGKSIPQNPADLASHNCLTYNFFGKSLWLFEKQHEQYSVPVSGTLSANESTVLMEAALLGAGIAMQPYYSVSPYLISGQLVELLPDYQPQAMGIYAIYSSRQNMPVILRALLDFLVDWFATSSHWQELQLMEKSECQFFGK from the coding sequence ATGGATAGAGTCACAGCAGCACAAGTGTTTGTTACGATTGTTGAGCAGGGAAGTCTGATTGCGGCGGCAGAGCGCCTGGATATGTCGCGGGCAATGGTGTCACGCTATCTGGCAGAAATGGAACAGTGGGCGGGTATTCGCTTATTGCATCGCACAACACGTAAGATCAGCTTAACTTCAGCAGGTGAGAGCGCTTATCAGCGTAGTCTTAAGCTCATGGAATTGGCGGAGGAAATACCTGTACAACAATTTTCAGAGGCACAAACTTTGAGGGGGCTATTGCGTGTGAGTTGTTCTCAATCATTGGGTATCAGTGCATTATCAGCCGCCATTCCTGAGTTTACACGAATCTATCCACAAATTGCCGTCAATCTGCAAATTAACAATAAAGCGATTAACTTAATTGAGGAACGCATTGATTTAGCAATTCGTATTACCAATAATCTGGAACCTAATCTGATTGCCCGGCCATTATCAACTTGTTACTCGGTTGTTTGTGCCGCGCCTTCTTATTTAGCGGGAAAATCTATTCCGCAAAACCCAGCCGATCTGGCATCACATAATTGTCTGACGTATAACTTTTTCGGCAAAAGCTTATGGTTGTTCGAAAAACAACATGAACAATATTCTGTTCCTGTCAGTGGTACGCTAAGTGCCAATGAATCTACGGTTTTAATGGAAGCTGCCTTGCTGGGTGCAGGAATAGCAATGCAGCCCTACTATTCTGTCTCTCCTTATTTAATCTCTGGGCAATTAGTTGAATTGTTGCCTGATTATCAACCTCAGGCAATGGGGATCTACGCTATTTATTCCAGCCGCCAGAATATGCCCGTTATTCTGCGGGCGTTATTGGATTTTTTGGTTGATTGGTTTGCTACATCCTCTCACTGGCAAGAGTTACAGCTAATGGAGAAAAGCGAATGCCAATTTTTCGGGAAATAG
- a CDS encoding MBL fold metallo-hydrolase: MIAHPDIKNERYYGWALTKNIAVTLKKIYKQVEFEKFDVFFSKDETHISENFLYSGEVKKNKNKQYGIIKNKNGVEKFSPDFVKDEGVLIYKSKKGLIIFIGCGHRGVIDIIEYAKKMTGIKNVYAVIGGLHLRYASPLNLLKIRKYIKKENISHIYAGRAA, translated from the coding sequence TTGATTGCTCATCCAGACATTAAAAATGAACGGTATTATGGTTGGGCGCTCACTAAAAATATTGCGGTTACACTTAAGAAAATATACAAACAAGTTGAATTTGAAAAATTTGATGTTTTTTTCTCAAAGGACGAAACGCATATCAGTGAAAATTTTTTATATTCTGGTGAGGTAAAAAAGAATAAAAATAAACAATATGGGATTATTAAGAATAAAAATGGAGTGGAAAAATTTTCACCCGATTTTGTCAAAGATGAAGGCGTTTTGATCTATAAGTCAAAAAAAGGACTCATTATATTCATTGGATGTGGGCACCGAGGGGTTATTGATATTATAGAATATGCCAAGAAAATGACTGGAATTAAAAACGTCTATGCAGTTATTGGTGGTTTACATTTACGCTATGCTTCACCACTTAACTTATTGAAGATTAGGAAATACATCAAGAAAGAAAATATATCGCATATCTATGCAGGACGAGCTGCATGA
- the gshB gene encoding glutathione synthase has protein sequence MIKLGIVMDPISSINIKKDTSFAMLLEAQKRGWELHYMEMNDLYLHQGEARARIRLLTVEQNPQQWYQFGSEQEIALDTLHVILMRKDPPFDTEYIYATYILERAEIKGSLIVNKPQSLRDCNEKLFTAWFPDLTPETLVTRNAKYLREFHQKHGDVIFKPLDGMGGASIFRLKQDDANVGVIIETLTEHGSRYCMAQNFLPAIKDGDKRVLVVDGEPVPYCLARIPAQGETRGNLAAGGRGEARPLSESDWAIARAVAPVLKEKGLIFVGLDIIGDRLTEINVTSPTCVREIEAAFPEISVTGMLMDAIEKRLEKQVAS, from the coding sequence ATGATCAAGCTCGGTATAGTGATGGACCCAATTTCATCCATCAACATTAAAAAAGACACTAGTTTTGCTATGCTGCTGGAAGCACAGAAACGCGGATGGGAACTCCATTACATGGAGATGAATGATCTCTACCTGCATCAAGGTGAAGCCCGCGCCCGTATTCGTTTGCTCACAGTGGAACAAAATCCACAACAATGGTACCAGTTTGGCAGTGAACAAGAGATAGCCCTCGATACTTTGCACGTTATTTTAATGCGTAAAGATCCGCCTTTTGATACCGAATATATCTATGCCACCTATATTCTGGAAAGGGCGGAAATCAAAGGCAGCCTGATCGTCAACAAACCTCAGAGCCTGCGCGACTGTAACGAAAAACTTTTTACAGCCTGGTTCCCGGATTTAACGCCTGAGACATTAGTCACTCGTAATGCAAAATATTTACGTGAATTCCATCAAAAGCATGGCGATGTCATCTTCAAACCACTGGATGGCATGGGAGGCGCTTCTATCTTTCGCCTGAAACAAGATGATGCAAATGTCGGTGTCATTATTGAAACCCTGACAGAACATGGCAGCCGTTACTGCATGGCACAAAATTTCCTGCCAGCGATTAAGGATGGGGATAAACGCGTGTTGGTTGTTGATGGTGAGCCTGTACCTTATTGCCTTGCCCGTATTCCAGCCCAGGGAGAAACCCGAGGCAATCTTGCAGCCGGTGGACGCGGAGAAGCCCGCCCATTGTCAGAAAGTGATTGGGCTATCGCCCGTGCTGTTGCACCGGTACTAAAAGAGAAAGGCTTAATCTTTGTTGGGCTTGATATCATTGGCGATCGTTTAACTGAAATCAACGTCACCAGTCCAACCTGCGTACGTGAAATAGAAGCCGCCTTCCCGGAAATTTCAGTAACGGGTATGTTAATGGATGCGATCGAAAAGCGACTGGAAAAACAGGTAGCGTCATAA
- the rsmE gene encoding 16S rRNA (uracil(1498)-N(3))-methyltransferase, whose product MRTPRIYHPEPLSIETEIYLSDDAANHVGRVLRMSLGQELQLFDGSNQIFNAEITETSKKTVKIRILNGKFSDHESPLNLHLGQVMSRGEKMEFTIQKSVELGVSTITPLLSERCGVKLDAERLEKKLQQWKKIAISACEQCGRNRIPEIRPVMSLEAWCKENDDSLKLNLHPRASQSINTLTLPVKKVRLLIGPEGGLSAEEIDMTAKYQFTDILLGPRVLRTETTALTAITALQVRFGDLG is encoded by the coding sequence ATGCGCACTCCCCGCATTTATCACCCTGAGCCGCTCTCCATAGAGACTGAAATCTACCTGAGTGATGATGCTGCCAATCACGTAGGCCGCGTATTGCGAATGAGTCTTGGGCAAGAATTACAACTTTTTGATGGCAGTAATCAGATTTTTAATGCAGAAATCACTGAAACCAGTAAAAAAACGGTCAAAATACGTATTCTCAATGGCAAATTTTCTGATCATGAATCCCCATTGAATCTGCATTTAGGGCAAGTGATGTCCCGCGGTGAAAAAATGGAATTCACCATCCAAAAATCGGTGGAGTTGGGTGTCAGTACCATCACCCCATTACTTTCTGAGCGCTGTGGTGTAAAGCTGGATGCGGAAAGACTGGAAAAAAAGTTACAGCAATGGAAAAAAATTGCCATTTCTGCCTGTGAGCAGTGCGGGCGTAATCGTATCCCTGAAATCCGGCCTGTTATGTCACTTGAAGCCTGGTGCAAAGAAAATGACGACAGCCTGAAATTAAACCTGCATCCTCGCGCCAGTCAAAGCATTAATACCCTTACACTACCGGTGAAAAAAGTACGCCTGTTGATTGGGCCTGAAGGTGGGTTATCTGCTGAAGAAATTGATATGACGGCAAAATATCAATTTACTGATATTCTGTTGGGACCTCGCGTCCTGAGGACAGAAACGACAGCACTGACTGCAATTACCGCCCTGCAAGTGCGTTTTGGTGATCTGGGTTAA
- a CDS encoding phage late control D family protein gives MPLPHMPRIDWITGNTNTPVYVLSAGETNINARIQNRLMSLSLTDNRGFEADQLDIELDDSDGLLSLPPRGTTLSLHLGWQGESLIHKGTFIVDEIEYSSAPDKITVRARSADFRATFNISRELSYHQKTLSDIVRTVATRNNLKPEVDNTLADIRLNHIDQTNESDGSFLTRLARQEGAVAAVKNGCLLFMRQGQNQTVSGKPLPQIFITRQSGDGYRFSLSDRSAYTGVSASWLNTREPKKKENITVKRKQRKTTPEKKDEKQGEYLAGSEGNVLVMKHTYANKANAERAAKAEWEKIQRGVASFSLQLAKGRPELFPEMKVRVSGFKPEIDQADWTLVTVTHTLNDSGLTSALALEVKIADADMSA, from the coding sequence ATGCCCCTGCCCCACATGCCCCGCATTGACTGGATAACCGGCAACACCAACACCCCCGTTTACGTACTCAGTGCCGGTGAAACGAATATCAATGCCCGCATCCAGAACCGGCTGATGTCCCTGAGCCTGACCGATAACCGGGGTTTTGAAGCTGACCAGCTCGACATTGAACTGGACGACAGCGACGGCCTGCTGTCCCTGCCCCCGCGCGGAACGACACTGTCGTTGCATCTGGGCTGGCAGGGGGAGTCGCTGATCCACAAAGGCACCTTTATTGTGGATGAAATTGAGTACAGCAGCGCGCCGGATAAAATCACGGTACGCGCCCGCAGTGCTGATTTTCGGGCCACGTTCAATATCAGCCGGGAATTGTCCTATCACCAGAAAACGCTCAGCGACATTGTGCGCACCGTCGCCACGCGCAATAACCTTAAACCGGAAGTAGACAACACGCTGGCCGATATCCGATTGAACCATATCGACCAGACCAACGAATCCGACGGCAGCTTCTTAACCCGGCTGGCCAGACAGGAAGGGGCCGTGGCCGCCGTCAAGAACGGCTGTTTGCTGTTTATGCGGCAGGGCCAAAACCAGACGGTCAGCGGTAAACCGTTGCCTCAGATTTTCATCACCCGCCAGTCCGGTGATGGCTACCGCTTTTCATTGTCTGATCGCAGCGCCTATACCGGTGTGTCGGCCAGCTGGCTTAACACCCGTGAACCCAAGAAAAAAGAAAACATTACGGTCAAGCGTAAGCAACGCAAAACCACACCGGAGAAAAAAGACGAAAAACAGGGGGAATATCTGGCCGGCAGTGAAGGTAATGTCCTGGTGATGAAACATACTTATGCCAATAAAGCCAATGCGGAACGCGCTGCCAAAGCGGAATGGGAAAAGATCCAGCGCGGTGTCGCCTCCTTTTCCCTGCAACTGGCCAAAGGCCGGCCGGAACTGTTTCCTGAAATGAAAGTGAGGGTCAGCGGCTTTAAGCCTGAAATTGATCAGGCTGACTGGACACTGGTCACCGTGACCCACACCCTGAATGACAGCGGGTTAACTTCGGCCTTAGCGCTGGAAGTGAAAATAGCGGATGCTGACATGAGCGCGTGA
- a CDS encoding LysR family transcriptional regulator: protein MHSCSWRHIEIFHAVMTTKNLTDAAALLKTSQPTVSRELARLEQLLKFKLFDRIKGRLFPTAQGIRLFEEVQRSYYGLERIINAADSIRQFEQAQLSIACLPMFSQSLLPKACSRFIQCYPETKLTIIPQESPLLEEWLSAQRYDIGLTEHLQTPAGTEQETLITLNEVCVLPLNHPLCQKSQLTPEDFRGQNFISLSITDSYRQLIDTIFTEHQVNRKMVMETHSAASICAMTNEGIGVSIVNPLTALDYLDKNSGICIRPFSIDIPFTVSLIKPIHRPSSDPVESFINHLKQQIALFPEKLAFAFLH from the coding sequence ATGCATTCCTGCTCATGGCGGCATATTGAAATTTTTCATGCGGTAATGACGACCAAGAATCTGACTGATGCCGCGGCATTATTGAAAACGTCTCAGCCAACGGTCAGCCGTGAACTTGCACGTCTTGAACAATTACTGAAATTCAAATTGTTTGATCGCATTAAAGGGCGCTTGTTTCCTACTGCACAGGGAATTCGGTTATTTGAGGAAGTACAACGCTCTTATTACGGACTTGAAAGGATCATCAACGCAGCTGACAGTATCCGTCAATTCGAACAAGCACAATTGTCCATCGCCTGCCTGCCAATGTTCTCACAATCTTTACTGCCCAAAGCATGTAGCCGCTTTATTCAATGCTACCCTGAAACAAAGCTGACCATTATTCCGCAGGAATCACCTTTATTGGAGGAATGGCTTTCAGCACAACGCTATGATATTGGCTTAACAGAGCACTTACAAACGCCAGCCGGCACTGAGCAGGAAACGTTAATAACCTTAAATGAAGTTTGCGTCTTACCTCTCAATCATCCACTGTGCCAAAAATCACAACTGACACCTGAAGATTTTCGCGGGCAAAATTTTATCAGCCTGTCGATCACTGACAGCTATAGGCAGCTTATCGACACAATATTTACTGAACATCAAGTCAACCGCAAGATGGTGATGGAAACCCATAGTGCCGCGTCAATTTGTGCCATGACCAACGAAGGCATTGGTGTATCGATAGTCAATCCACTGACCGCTCTGGATTATTTAGATAAAAATTCCGGGATCTGTATCCGGCCATTCAGTATCGATATTCCATTCACTGTGAGCTTAATCAAGCCTATACATCGGCCATCTTCCGATCCAGTAGAAAGTTTTATCAATCACTTAAAACAACAAATCGCTCTATTTCCCGAAAAATTGGCATTCGCTTTTCTCCATTAG
- a CDS encoding MBL fold metallo-hydrolase — MTRKTTLNIALAATLSLGMASLAQATDLKLDIYNPGEKGIFPVSSEVISGDHEVVLIDAQFKKNDAQELIKMIQQTGKKLTTIYISQSDPDFYFGLDVITEAFPEAKVIASPETIKAINETKDGKLTYWGGILADQAPKKIIVPEPLKGNSFTVDGEKLIVEGLDGPAPDRTFVWVPKLKAVVGGVTVSDNIHVWLADTQTKASRQHWVQTLDRIKSLKPDTVVPGHYVGNSSMTLDSVTFTQNYLATLEKELPKANDSGALIAAMKKHYPDLADESSLELSAKVLKGEMKWPQ; from the coding sequence ATGACTCGCAAAACAACATTAAATATCGCTCTGGCGGCGACCCTATCTTTGGGAATGGCATCACTGGCTCAAGCAACCGATCTCAAGTTGGATATCTACAATCCGGGTGAGAAAGGCATTTTCCCGGTTTCTTCTGAGGTCATCAGCGGTGATCATGAAGTTGTTCTGATCGATGCTCAGTTTAAGAAAAACGATGCACAAGAACTGATAAAAATGATCCAGCAGACAGGTAAAAAACTGACAACGATCTATATCAGCCAATCCGATCCTGATTTTTACTTTGGCCTTGATGTGATCACTGAAGCATTCCCTGAAGCCAAAGTTATCGCATCACCAGAAACCATCAAAGCAATCAACGAAACTAAAGATGGTAAACTAACCTATTGGGGCGGCATTCTGGCTGATCAGGCACCTAAAAAGATTATCGTACCAGAACCACTGAAAGGAAATTCCTTCACTGTCGATGGCGAAAAACTGATTGTTGAAGGCCTGGATGGTCCGGCTCCGGATCGTACTTTTGTCTGGGTCCCTAAACTGAAAGCGGTTGTCGGTGGCGTCACCGTTTCTGACAATATTCATGTATGGCTTGCAGATACCCAGACCAAAGCATCACGTCAACATTGGGTACAAACACTGGATCGTATTAAAAGCCTGAAACCTGACACTGTTGTACCAGGCCATTATGTAGGTAATTCATCCATGACCTTGGATTCAGTGACGTTTACGCAAAACTATCTGGCTACATTGGAAAAAGAATTACCAAAAGCAAACGATTCCGGGGCGCTGATTGCAGCAATGAAAAAACACTATCCTGACCTTGCTGATGAATCCAGCCTTGAGCTGAGTGCCAAAGTATTGAAAGGCGAAATGAAGTGGCCTCAATAA
- a CDS encoding prepilin peptidase gives MFFCSTLLLLSVIDIKTYLLPDVITLPLLWLGLLFNVDSHWIPIKSAIYGAISGYLFLWFLYWLCWSFLKKEGIGYGDLKLTAAIGAWLGVEMIPILLLMSSLSGLFSFIVIGLKRKSYPDFIAFGPYLCLSAIVLVGFYLSNGMGKP, from the coding sequence ATGTTTTTCTGTAGCACCTTGCTCTTATTATCGGTTATCGATATTAAAACCTATCTCTTGCCTGATGTTATCACGCTACCTTTATTATGGCTCGGGCTTTTATTTAATGTTGATAGCCATTGGATTCCGATCAAGAGTGCAATATATGGCGCCATATCAGGGTATCTGTTTCTGTGGTTTTTGTATTGGTTATGTTGGTCTTTTTTAAAGAAAGAGGGAATTGGTTATGGTGATTTAAAGCTAACAGCGGCTATTGGTGCATGGCTTGGGGTAGAAATGATACCAATATTATTGCTTATGTCTTCATTATCCGGGCTATTTAGTTTTATCGTGATTGGGTTGAAAAGAAAATCCTACCCCGATTTTATCGCGTTTGGGCCTTATTTATGCTTATCTGCAATAGTGCTGGTGGGGTTTTACCTAAGTAATGGGATGGGTAAGCCGTAA
- the lysA gene encoding diaminopimelate decarboxylase — translation MTTSIFSGDSGKYFTPDNLLRLPAQYGTPLWLYDGDNIIKQIKKLKQFDVIRFAQKACSNTHILRLMREQGVKVDSVSLGEVERALYAGFQPGRDKSEIVFTADVIDEATLSRVIELDIPVNVGSIDMLDQIGTRQSGHPVWLRLNPGFGHGHSQKTNTGGENSKHGIWYQDLPLAIEKIHQYGLKLAGLHMHIGSGVDYQHLASVCNAMVEQVILCGEDIQAISAGGGLSIPYNTGEEAVDTEHYYSLWHEARQRIEQHLGHAVELEIEPGRFLVAESGILMAEVRAVKSMGSRNYVLVDAGFSDLMRPAMYGSYHHISVLPVEQSENGTSMQEAGSQETLLQETLVAGPLCESGDVFTQLEGGEVVPRMLPSVRVGDYLIFHDTGAYGASMSSNYNSRPLIPEVLFIEGEVHLIRRRQTIEELLLLESC, via the coding sequence ATGACAACTTCAATTTTCTCCGGCGATTCAGGCAAGTATTTCACTCCTGATAATTTACTCCGTTTACCTGCTCAGTACGGAACACCATTATGGCTTTATGATGGCGATAACATCATCAAACAAATCAAAAAATTAAAACAGTTTGATGTTATCCGGTTCGCACAGAAAGCGTGTTCAAATACCCATATCCTGCGTTTGATGAGAGAGCAGGGCGTGAAGGTGGATTCAGTATCGTTGGGGGAAGTTGAACGGGCGCTTTATGCTGGTTTTCAACCCGGCCGTGATAAATCAGAAATTGTGTTTACTGCGGATGTGATTGATGAAGCCACACTGAGCCGCGTTATTGAGTTGGATATTCCTGTAAACGTTGGCTCCATTGATATGTTGGATCAGATTGGAACACGTCAATCGGGCCATCCGGTCTGGTTACGCCTCAATCCCGGATTTGGTCACGGACATAGCCAAAAAACCAATACGGGCGGCGAAAATAGCAAGCACGGGATTTGGTATCAGGACCTTCCGTTGGCGATTGAGAAGATTCACCAGTATGGATTGAAATTAGCAGGGCTGCATATGCATATCGGTTCGGGTGTGGATTATCAGCATCTTGCCAGCGTATGTAACGCAATGGTGGAGCAGGTCATATTGTGTGGCGAGGATATTCAGGCCATTTCAGCAGGCGGTGGGTTATCAATCCCCTATAACACAGGTGAAGAAGCGGTAGATACTGAACACTATTACAGTTTATGGCATGAAGCGCGTCAGCGGATTGAACAGCATTTAGGACACGCTGTTGAATTAGAGATTGAACCGGGCCGTTTTCTGGTGGCTGAATCCGGTATCTTGATGGCGGAAGTACGAGCGGTAAAATCGATGGGCAGTCGCAATTATGTGTTGGTAGACGCGGGATTCAGTGATTTGATGCGTCCTGCGATGTATGGCAGCTATCACCATATTTCAGTTTTACCTGTAGAGCAGAGTGAAAATGGCACGAGTATGCAGGAAGCCGGATCGCAGGAAACATTATTGCAGGAAACGTTGGTAGCCGGGCCATTATGTGAATCTGGTGATGTTTTTACCCAATTGGAAGGCGGGGAGGTTGTACCGCGAATGCTGCCTTCGGTTCGTGTCGGAGATTATTTGATTTTCCATGATACGGGAGCTTACGGGGCGTCAATGTCTTCAAATTATAATAGTCGCCCTTTGATCCCGGAAGTTTTGTTTATCGAAGGGGAAGTTCATTTGATTCGACGTCGCCAAACAATAGAAGAACTGCTATTGTTGGAATCCTGTTGA
- a CDS encoding MBL fold metallo-hydrolase, with product MSAIMTLKITALLENQVFAPYKGSLTAKPGLSLLIQDQANSILFDTGPDGSFIDNANKLNIDLSVVSTVVISHGHFDYCGGLNFFFQLKQN from the coding sequence ATGAGCGCTATTATGACATTAAAGATAACGGCCTTGTTAGAAAATCAGGTTTTTGCTCCTTATAAAGGTAGCTTAACCGCTAAACCTGGCTTGAGTCTGCTTATTCAGGATCAAGCAAATTCCATTCTTTTTGATACTGGGCCGGATGGGAGTTTTATTGATAATGCTAATAAATTAAATATCGACTTATCTGTTGTTTCAACAGTAGTTATATCTCATGGGCATTTTGATTATTGCGGAGGATTAAATTTTTTTTTTCAACTGAAGCAAAATTGA
- a CDS encoding ogr/Delta-like zinc finger family protein, translated as MMKCPLCFHVAHTRSSFEHTPQTKERYNQCQNINCGATFVSHETFVRYVTKPTLIETAPPHPTNAQQTVMNF; from the coding sequence ATGATGAAATGCCCCCTTTGCTTCCATGTTGCCCACACCCGCAGCAGCTTTGAACACACGCCTCAAACCAAAGAACGTTACAACCAGTGCCAGAATATCAATTGCGGTGCGACGTTCGTCAGCCATGAAACCTTTGTCCGGTACGTGACTAAGCCCACTTTGATTGAGACAGCCCCACCACACCCTACCAATGCTCAGCAAACAGTCATGAATTTTTAG
- a CDS encoding phage tail protein, with translation MMAALGLFVFMLKTTPYQSLQHQQSWRYGFNNRIGARPAFQFMGPDNDTLTLSGALYPEITGGRLSLLTLELMAESGKAWSFLDGSGTIYGMFIIESLDQTKSEFFIDGAARKIDFTVTLKRVDENLGEMFGDLRRQLTDLKANVTRTLNGVLK, from the coding sequence ATGATGGCCGCATTAGGTTTATTTGTCTTTATGCTGAAAACCACGCCCTACCAGAGCCTGCAACACCAACAGTCATGGCGCTACGGCTTTAACAACCGGATCGGTGCCCGGCCGGCTTTCCAGTTTATGGGGCCGGATAATGACACCCTCACGCTGTCCGGTGCCCTGTACCCTGAAATCACCGGCGGGCGCCTGTCACTGCTGACGCTCGAACTAATGGCCGAAAGCGGCAAGGCATGGTCATTTCTGGACGGCAGCGGCACCATTTACGGCATGTTTATCATTGAAAGTCTCGACCAGACCAAGAGTGAATTTTTTATCGACGGGGCCGCCCGCAAAATTGACTTTACCGTCACTCTCAAGCGGGTGGATGAAAACCTCGGTGAGATGTTCGGCGACCTGCGCCGCCAACTGACTGACCTGAAAGCCAACGTCACCCGCACCCTCAACGGAGTCTTAAAATAA